A window of the Lactuca sativa cultivar Salinas chromosome 5, Lsat_Salinas_v11, whole genome shotgun sequence genome harbors these coding sequences:
- the LOC111902907 gene encoding BTB/POZ domain and ankyrin repeat-containing protein NPR1 produces MANYSEPSSSLSFTSPSHVSNGSNGYNISSSSIPETRTNLEIISLNKLSSHLEKLLIQTDSNSNSDFNSSYSDAVIVVEGNHVCIHRCILAARSKFFCNLFNESKDSVEEDGKSKYIMSEILPFGNVGYDAFLVFLNYLYTGKMKSSPPEVSTCIHGECPHDACRPAIAFAVELMYASVIFQVPELVSLFQRRLLNFIEKAFVEDVIPILLVAFHCELTHILTHCIHRVARSDLDDITLEKTLPPEAARDVKSLRNTLPESAAREPKSEEDALREKRIRQIHKALDSDDVELVKLLLTESNITLDEAHGLHYAVSYCDPKVVKEVIDLDQADVNRRNARGYTVLHVAAMRKEPSIIVCLLSKQVSVFETTREGQNALGICKQLTRPKDYNTKTEHGQEANKDRLCIEVLEREMIRNTMGKDVIVSSSDMTDDLHMKLLHLENRVAFARLLFPSEAKLAMEIANAQTTSAYPGLLATKGSNGNLREMDLN; encoded by the exons ATGGCAAATTATTCTGAACCATCATCATCCTTAAGCTTTACTTCACCTTCTCATGTCTCCAATGGCTCTAATGGCTACAATATATCTTCTTCTTCAATACCTGAAACACGAACAAATCTTGAAATCATCAGCTTAAACAAACTCAGTAGTCACTTAGAAAAACTCTTGATCCAAACCGACTCCAATTCCAATTCCGATTTCAATTCAAGCTACAGTGATGCAGTAATTGTAGTAGAAGGTAATCATGTGTGCATTCATCGGTGTATTTTAGCAGCTAGAAGTAAGTTTTTCTGCAATTTGTTTAACGAAAGTAAAGATTCTGTTGAAGAAGATGGTAAATCGAAGTACATCATGAGTGAAATTTTGCCATTTGGGAATGTTGGATATGATGCttttcttgtgttcttgaattatCTGTATACTGGAAAAATGAAGTCTTCTCCACCAGAGGTTTCAACATGCATCCATGGTGAATGCCCACATGATGCTTGTAGACCAGCTATAGCGTTTGCTGTTGAATTGATGTATGCTTCAGTCATTTTTCAGGTCCCCGAATTAGTTTCTCTTTTTCAG CGACGACTTCTTAACTTCATCGAAAAGGCCTTTGTAGAAGACGTGATCCCAATACTTCTAGTAGCATTCCACTGCGAGTTAACTCACATCCTAACTCATTGCATCCACCGAGTCGCCCGGTCAGACCTCGACGACATCACCCTCGAGAAAACCCTCCCGCCCGAAGCCGCCCGAGACGTAAAATCCCTTCGCAACACCCTACCCGAATCCGCTGCCCGAGAACCAAAATCCGAAGAAGACGCATTACGAGAAAAACGAATCCGACAAATACACAAAGCATTGGATTCGGATGATGTCGAGTTGGTCAAACTTCTACTGACTGAGTCAAACATAACCCTAGACGAGGCCCACGGGCTACACTACGCGGTTTCATACTGTGACCCTAAAGTAGTGAAAGAAGTGATAGATTTAGATCAAGCCGATGTGAACCGTCGAAATGCCCGAGGGTACACCGTATTGCATGTGGCGGCGATGCGGAAAGAACCGTCTATTATAGTTTGTCTTTTGAGTAAACAAGTGTCGGTTTTTGAAACGACACGCGAAGGGCAAAACGCGCTTGGGATTTGCAAGCAGTTGACACGGCCGAAAGATTATAATACGAAAACGGAGCACGGGCAAGAGGCGAACAAGGATCGGTTGTGTATTGAAGTTTTGGAAAGGGAAATGATTAGGAATACAATGGGGAAAGATGTGATTGTTTCGTCTTCGGATATGACCGATGATTTGCACATGAAGTTGTTGCATTTGGAAAACCGAG tcGCGTTTGCACGTTTGTTGTTTCCATCCGAAGCAAAACTAGCAATGGAGATCGCCAATGCACAAACGACGTCTGCTTATCCCGGTTTATTGGCGACAAAAGGCTCAAACGGGAACTTAAGGGAGATGGATTTGAACTAG